A region of the Pleurocapsa minor HA4230-MV1 genome:
GTACTTATTTGCCATATTTTAATATCATTGTCATAACTTCCACTAATAAAAAACTGATTATTTTGATAAACAGCTAGAGATGACACAATATTTAGGTGTTCTCTAAGTGTAAATTTACGTTCCCAAGATAATAGATAATTCTCTGAAATTGAAGTAGGGTCTTGAGGTGAAAAATCAGGTTGTTTTGATGATACAGAGGTTTTGGGTTGCGATGAATATGGTTTTGATGGTGTACGATCTTGTGCCTTTGGATAAGATTGTTTCGATGCAGAAGCAGAGGTTTTAAATTTAGATGATGATACTTTTTCACCTTTTGCGAGCTTTAATTTAAATACCATCTGAAAATCTGACTCGGCAGATTTTTTCAAACCTAATTTTTCCCTAACAAAACCTCGATACTGATAAGCTCTAATAAATTTTGGGTTGAGACGAAGCGCACGAGAAAAATTTTCTATTGCCTCATAATAATTCTCTCGTTCTGCATTGTCTACACCCTGTTGATAATAATATTCTGGATTCGTTTTCTCAATTGCCACTCCACCGCCAGAAACCAATGAACCAGAATTAACAGCATAATATTTTAATGCTTCATAAGCTTGGTTGATCTGCTTAATTTTTTCGTCTGCTTGCTGTTTCATTTTTGGATCGTTGTAAAAACGATCTGGATGCCAAATTTTAGCTAAATGGCGATAAGCTTGTTTAATCTCTTCTTGTGATGCGTTTGGCTTAATTTCTAAAATTTTGTAATATTCTTCAATAGCCATTAGAAAATTAGAATAATTTTTGATTAATTTATAACCCCAATCCTATCTTTGAAATTTAGATAAAGAGTGTAATCAAGATCGCTATCTCATCATCTAAATTAAATTACTGAAATCCTCAATTAAAAAAAAGCCTAAATCACCTTGTATCTGCTGAAAAAATAAAAATCTGAAATCAGTGGTGCGATCGGGTAATAATATACTGAATAAAGAACGAAAAAAATCCTTAGCCAAATTCAACTTGTTGAAACTGTGACAGAAGCAAAAAGCTACGAACAGCACGAGCGTCTGAGGAAACCTCAGACGACGTGTTCTTACAAAGAAACCGTAAATCTGCCTCAAACAGAATTTAACATGCGGGCGAATGCCGTGCAGCGCGAACCAGAATTACAACAATTTTGGGCGGATAATCAAATTTACGAGCAACTGTCACAGAACAACCCCAAAGATTCTTTTATTCTCCATGATGGCCCTCCCTATGCTAATGGTTCACTGCATATGGGTCATGCGCTAAATAAAGTCTTAAAAGATATCATCAATAAATATAAGTTATTGCAGGGACACAAAATAGACTATATCCCTGGTTGGGATTGTCACGGGCTTCCCATTGAATTAAAAGTTCTGCAAAAAATTAAATCTAAAGAACGGCAAGAATTAACTCCCCTTAAACTACGCCAAAAAGCCAAGGAATTTGCGATCGCAGCACAACAGGAACAGTGTGCAAGTTTCAAACGCTACGGTATTTGGGGCGACTGGGAACACCCCTATTTAACCCTGACTCCCGACTACGAAGCAGCGCAAATTGATGTCTTCGGCAAAATGGTCTTAAATGGGCATATCTATCGCGGTTTAAAACCCGTTCACTGGAGTCCTAGTTCTCGTACGGCATTGGCAGAGGCGGAATTGGAATATCCTGAAGGGCATACTTCTCCTAGTATCTATGTGGCATTTCCTGTAACTAGATTGGGAGAAAGTGCCACAGAATTAGCCGAATATTTGCCTAACTTGAAAGTAGCTATTTGGACAACTACACCCTGGACTATCCCTGGTAATTTAGCAGTGGCGGTTAATGACGAATTGGAATATGCAGTAGCCCAAGCCACTGATGGACAGTATTTAATTGTTGCCAAGGATTTAACCGAACAACTATCAGCTACTCTAAAAACCGATTTAATCGTCAAAACTACTATCTTGGGCAAAGAGTTAGAGAATACGGTTTATAGTCATCCTTTATTTGAGCGCGAAAGCCCCATTGTCATTGGTGGCGATTATATTACTACGGAATCTGGTACAGGACTAGTACACACTGCCCCTGGACATGGACAGGAAGACTATATCACAGGGCAAAAATATGGTTTGCCGATTCTTTCCCCTGTGGATGATGGGGGTAATTTTACTGAGGAAGCAGGCAAATTTGCAGGGTTGCAGGTAGTAGCTAAAGGAAATGAAAAGGTAAGTGCGGGTAATCAGGCGATTATCGATGCCCTAACTGAGGCGGGGGCATTACTCAAACACGAAGAATACGCCCACAAATACCCTTATGACTGGCGTACAGGTAAACCGACGATTTTCCGTGCTACTGAACAGTGGTTTGCTTCGGTAGAAGGGTTTAGAGATCAAGCCTTAAAGGCTATTTCCGAAGTTACTTGGATTCCTAGCCAAGGAGAAAAACGCATCACGCCTATGGTAAGCGATCGCTCTGATTGGTGTATTTCTCGTCAGCGTAGTTGGGGTGTACCAATTCCTGTCTTTTACGATCGAGAAACAAATCAGCCTCTATTAACCGAAGAGACGATCGATTATGTTAAAGGAATCATCGCCGAAAAAGGTTCTGATGCTTGGTGGGAATTATCTGTAGAGGAATTATTACCTGAATCTTACCGCAACAATGGACGCACCTATCGTAAGGGTACAGATACGATGGATGTTTGGTTTGATTCTGGTTCATCTTGGGCTGCGGTAGCTAAAGGCAGAAACTTAAAATATCCCGTGGATATGTATCTTGAAGGTAGCGATCAGCATCGCGGCTGGTTTCAATCTAGCCTACTTACTAGTGTGGCAACCAACGGTATTGCACCTTATAAAACCGTTTTGACTCATGGCTATGTGGTGGATGAAAATGGCTACAAAATGAGTAAGTCTAAGGGTAATGGTATCGCTCCTGAGTTAATCATTGCAGGAGGTAATAACCAGAAACAAGAACCGCCTTACGGTGCCGATGTGCTGCGTCTTTGGGTAGCTTCGGTTGACTACAGTTCAGATGTCCGTGTAGGTAAAAATATTATCAAACAGACTTCCGAGATGTACCGCAAGGTTCGTAATACTGCCCGTTTCTTGCTGGGTAACTTACACGATTTCCATCCGAAGCGAGATGCTGTAGCTTATGCAGACTTACCAGAATTAGATAAATATATGCTGCACAGGCTAACAGAGGTATTTACTGAAGTTAGTGAAGCCTATGAAAGTTATCAATTCTTCCGCTTCTTCCAAGCAATCCAAAACTTCTGTGTCGTCGATCTATCTAACTTCTATTTAGATATCGCCAAAGATCGACTTTATATCAGTAGTCTTAATTCCTTCCGTCGTCG
Encoded here:
- a CDS encoding DnaJ domain-containing protein: MAIEEYYKILEIKPNASQEEIKQAYRHLAKIWHPDRFYNDPKMKQQADEKIKQINQAYEALKYYAVNSGSLVSGGGVAIEKTNPEYYYQQGVDNAERENYYEAIENFSRALRLNPKFIRAYQYRGFVREKLGLKKSAESDFQMVFKLKLAKGEKVSSSKFKTSASASKQSYPKAQDRTPSKPYSSQPKTSVSSKQPDFSPQDPTSISENYLLSWERKFTLREHLNIVSSLAVYQNNQFFISGSYDNDIKIWQISTGQNIFTLKGHSDRVNCLEISRDAKILVSGSADQTIKLWNLEKRELIKTFGDHFTRHLKEVLSVAISPDGKNLISTSADKTVKFWDIFSGKELYTFIDYKAQVLSVAINYNNTIFSTVAENNLKIRNISNGKVIASILLDSEILSQAFSPNGQIIVTASCDGKIRLWNVNTGKLICTLTGHIDKVSSVYFSSDGETIVSGSLDGTIRLWQLNNWKNTCTIQQFAPVFSMVVSANFKTIITGTSDRTIEIWQRQ
- the ileS gene encoding isoleucine--tRNA ligase, producing MRANAVQREPELQQFWADNQIYEQLSQNNPKDSFILHDGPPYANGSLHMGHALNKVLKDIINKYKLLQGHKIDYIPGWDCHGLPIELKVLQKIKSKERQELTPLKLRQKAKEFAIAAQQEQCASFKRYGIWGDWEHPYLTLTPDYEAAQIDVFGKMVLNGHIYRGLKPVHWSPSSRTALAEAELEYPEGHTSPSIYVAFPVTRLGESATELAEYLPNLKVAIWTTTPWTIPGNLAVAVNDELEYAVAQATDGQYLIVAKDLTEQLSATLKTDLIVKTTILGKELENTVYSHPLFERESPIVIGGDYITTESGTGLVHTAPGHGQEDYITGQKYGLPILSPVDDGGNFTEEAGKFAGLQVVAKGNEKVSAGNQAIIDALTEAGALLKHEEYAHKYPYDWRTGKPTIFRATEQWFASVEGFRDQALKAISEVTWIPSQGEKRITPMVSDRSDWCISRQRSWGVPIPVFYDRETNQPLLTEETIDYVKGIIAEKGSDAWWELSVEELLPESYRNNGRTYRKGTDTMDVWFDSGSSWAAVAKGRNLKYPVDMYLEGSDQHRGWFQSSLLTSVATNGIAPYKTVLTHGYVVDENGYKMSKSKGNGIAPELIIAGGNNQKQEPPYGADVLRLWVASVDYSSDVRVGKNIIKQTSEMYRKVRNTARFLLGNLHDFHPKRDAVAYADLPELDKYMLHRLTEVFTEVSEAYESYQFFRFFQAIQNFCVVDLSNFYLDIAKDRLYISSLNSFRRRSCQTVLAVAIENIAKAIAPVLCHMAEDIWQALPYDTGYKSVFESGWVEIKDEWRKPESSEFWGNISQLRDEVNKVMEQARTAKAIGSSLDAKVLLSVGDPNLKNQLAAYNSSDTLSEKNIDELRYFFLASQVELVDSIAEAEYKSESDLATIAVVKADGKKCDRCWNYSLSVGSFVDDPTICDRCNAALKGEF